TTGGATGGTTGTGAACAAGGATGATGGAGCTTGCTCCATGTTCCAGCGCGCGTGAAAGGACTTCCCGGACATAAATAGGGGTCTGGTCAACAGTGCCCTGCGTGAGCCTGTCCCATGAGAGCAGGCCGTTTGCCTTGTCCAGGAGTGCAACCCAGCATTCTTCGCGGGTGCAGGTGCCAAGGCGGGCAATTGCCATTGAGGCAACCGCGTCCGGGGTGTTGAGCTGTGGGCGGGACCTGAGCGGAAGTTCGCTCATTCTGGCCCATGTTTCCTTCCAGAGACTCCAGAAGCTTTCCAGCTTTGGTCCAAAGCCTTTGATGCGTCGAAGATCGGAAGGATGCGCGGCAAAAACTCCGGGAAGAGAACCGAATTCGTCAAGCAGGGCTTTTGCCAGTGGTTTGGTATCCTGCCGAACAAGCACATAGCCCAGCAGCATCTCAAGGATTTCATAATCCGCAAGCTGCCGGGGGTCATGGGCAAGGCGTTCGCGAAGCCGTTTTCTGTGCCCCATATAATGCCGAGTATTAGTCATAATAGGTCTTCGGAACGGGGCGGGCAAGAGGGCCACCTGAAATTAAAGAGATTTGCGC
Above is a window of Desulfobaculum bizertense DSM 18034 DNA encoding:
- a CDS encoding JAB domain-containing protein, whose amino-acid sequence is MTNTRHYMGHRKRLRERLAHDPRQLADYEILEMLLGYVLVRQDTKPLAKALLDEFGSLPGVFAAHPSDLRRIKGFGPKLESFWSLWKETWARMSELPLRSRPQLNTPDAVASMAIARLGTCTREECWVALLDKANGLLSWDRLTQGTVDQTPIYVREVLSRALEHGASSIILVHNHPSGDTHPSRQDEEVTARVCRSARDMGMRVLDHLVVSGNSFFSFQSHGLL